The Flavimarina sp. Hel_I_48 genome window below encodes:
- a CDS encoding YebC/PmpR family DNA-binding transcriptional regulator, which yields MGRAFEFRKARKMKRWSAMAKAFTRIGKDIVMAVKDGGPDPDTNSRLRAVIQNAKSVNMPKDNIERAIKRASDKSLGDFKEVLFEGYAPHGIAVLIETATDNNNRTVANIRSYFNKCDGNLGTSGSVEFMFDHTCNFRIPAEGLDPEEVELEFIDYGAEEVFEDEDGILIYGPFESFGAIQQALEEKDIEILSSGFERIPQVTKPLSAEDAQDVEKLLEKLEEDDDVQNVYHSMEETSDGE from the coding sequence ATGGGAAGAGCATTTGAATTTAGGAAAGCACGAAAAATGAAGCGCTGGAGCGCGATGGCCAAAGCCTTTACCCGCATAGGTAAGGATATCGTGATGGCCGTTAAAGATGGCGGTCCTGATCCAGATACAAATTCCCGACTTCGGGCCGTTATTCAAAACGCGAAGAGCGTCAATATGCCGAAGGATAACATTGAGCGCGCCATAAAACGCGCCAGTGATAAAAGCCTTGGCGATTTTAAGGAAGTACTTTTTGAAGGTTATGCGCCCCACGGAATTGCCGTATTGATAGAAACCGCAACCGACAATAATAACCGTACCGTGGCCAATATACGTTCCTATTTCAACAAATGTGACGGAAACCTGGGTACTTCAGGATCAGTTGAATTTATGTTTGACCACACCTGTAATTTCCGGATTCCCGCTGAAGGACTTGATCCCGAAGAAGTAGAACTTGAGTTTATTGATTATGGTGCAGAAGAGGTTTTTGAAGACGAGGACGGCATTTTAATCTATGGTCCGTTTGAAAGTTTTGGCGCCATTCAGCAAGCGCTCGAAGAAAAGGATATTGAGATTCTTTCTTCCGGCTTTGAGCGCATTCCACAGGTTACCAAACCTCTTTCTGCAGAAGATGCGCAGGATGTTGAAAAATTACTGGAAAAGTTAGAAGAAGATGATGATGTACAGAATGTTTATCATTCTATGGAAGAAACTTCTGACGGGGAATAA
- a CDS encoding 4a-hydroxytetrahydrobiopterin dehydratase yields the protein MDKLDENTINERLEKIDGWEYEDNAIHTSLEFEDFKEAFATMTRISFEIENQQHHPEWTNTYNQLVISLSTHDAGGVTEKDFKLAHAIEKIING from the coding sequence ATGGATAAATTAGATGAAAATACCATAAACGAACGTCTGGAAAAAATTGACGGTTGGGAATATGAGGACAACGCGATTCATACCTCGCTTGAATTTGAAGACTTTAAAGAAGCTTTTGCAACTATGACGCGTATCTCTTTTGAGATCGAGAACCAGCAGCACCATCCTGAATGGACCAATACTTACAACCAACTTGTAATCTCGCTCTCCACCCACGATGCGGGCGGAGTAACCGAAAAAGATTTCAAACTTGCCCACGCGATCGAAAAAATAATCAACGGCTAA
- a CDS encoding aminoacyl-histidine dipeptidase — MNNTEIRNLEPKAVWNKFADLNAVPRASKKEEEVIAFMKAFGEGLNLETKVDSVGNVIIKKPATKGQENRKTVVLQSHLDMVHQKNNDTDFDFATQGIDMKIEGDWVKAKGTTLGADNGLGVATIMAILESDTIEHPALEALFTIDEETGMTGAKGLKSGLLNGEILLNLDTEEDDEIGVGCAGGVDITATRTYEEEQVATTKKAYTLKVNGLTGGHSGMEIHKGLGNANKLMNRLLVSAFEDFGLQLSKIEGGGLRNAIPRESVALVVVEESKTEAFEKHIKTLAEAIKTEYQKTDPELKIQCTTAEVPGKVMNTEVQKQFVRAIQAAWNGVFRMSPDIENLVETSNNVARITVKNGTIEVLCLTRSSVESSREDLAKTLQAAFELMGCEVSFSGEYPGWKPNMDSAVLKVLVDKYKKLNEEEPEVAACHAGLECGILGQNYPEMDMISFGPTIRGAHSPDERASITSLQKFWTFVQEILKDIPVK, encoded by the coding sequence ATGAACAATACCGAAATACGCAACCTGGAACCGAAAGCCGTCTGGAATAAATTTGCCGATCTTAATGCGGTACCCCGCGCTTCTAAAAAAGAAGAAGAGGTGATCGCTTTTATGAAGGCTTTTGGCGAAGGATTAAACCTTGAAACAAAGGTAGATTCCGTAGGAAATGTGATCATAAAAAAACCGGCCACAAAAGGTCAGGAAAACCGTAAAACCGTTGTTTTACAATCGCACCTGGATATGGTGCACCAGAAAAACAACGATACCGATTTTGATTTTGCCACCCAGGGAATAGACATGAAAATTGAAGGGGACTGGGTAAAAGCAAAAGGGACCACCCTGGGGGCAGATAATGGGCTGGGCGTTGCCACCATTATGGCGATCCTTGAAAGTGATACTATAGAGCATCCTGCGCTGGAAGCGCTTTTTACCATTGATGAAGAAACCGGGATGACCGGCGCGAAAGGACTTAAAAGCGGACTTCTCAATGGCGAAATACTATTGAACCTGGATACCGAAGAAGATGATGAAATAGGTGTAGGTTGTGCTGGTGGCGTAGACATCACTGCGACCAGAACGTATGAGGAAGAACAAGTTGCCACAACTAAAAAGGCGTATACTTTAAAAGTAAACGGACTTACCGGAGGTCATTCCGGGATGGAAATCCATAAAGGACTGGGCAATGCCAATAAACTGATGAACCGTTTGCTGGTCAGTGCTTTTGAAGATTTTGGTTTGCAATTATCAAAAATAGAAGGTGGTGGTTTGCGCAATGCGATCCCACGGGAAAGTGTGGCGCTTGTAGTTGTGGAAGAATCAAAAACCGAGGCTTTTGAAAAACACATAAAGACCCTTGCGGAAGCTATAAAAACCGAATATCAAAAAACCGATCCTGAGCTTAAAATCCAATGCACAACGGCTGAAGTGCCAGGAAAAGTAATGAATACCGAAGTACAAAAGCAATTTGTGCGTGCTATACAAGCCGCCTGGAATGGTGTTTTTAGAATGAGCCCAGACATTGAAAACCTTGTGGAAACCTCAAACAATGTCGCCCGTATCACTGTTAAAAACGGGACTATTGAAGTGCTTTGCCTAACACGATCATCGGTGGAATCTTCGCGTGAGGATCTTGCAAAAACCTTACAGGCTGCTTTTGAGCTTATGGGTTGTGAAGTTTCTTTTTCGGGAGAATATCCAGGTTGGAAACCGAATATGGACAGCGCTGTTTTAAAGGTTCTGGTTGATAAATACAAAAAACTCAATGAAGAGGAGCCTGAAGTCGCTGCCTGTCACGCCGGACTGGAATGTGGTATTCTAGGTCAGAATTATCCAGAAATGGATATGATTTCCTTTGGACCCACCATTCGTGGCGCACATTCTCCAGACGAGCGCGCCAGTATAACTTCATTGCAGAAGTTCTGGACGTTTGTTCAGGAAATTTTAAAGGATATACCTGTAAAGTAG
- a CDS encoding DEAD/DEAH box helicase: MEENFDNFKISKQLHYAIEDLGFKKPTQIQEDAFSVIRSGRDVVGTAQTGTGKTFAYMLPLLEGLKFSKQDNPRILILVPTRELVGQLVENIQGYAKYMSVRVTGVFGGVNINPQKEAVAQGLDILVGTPGRLNDLILSRTIQLKSIKHFVVDEVDVMLDLGFRHQLTNILDMLPQRRQNILFSATMTDDVSELIDSFFTAPERITVALSGEPLENIEQVSYAVPNFYTKANLLIHLLKKTEFKKVLIFVSNKKSVERLQKELVANGVRELDVIHSNKTQNYRLNAIKYFEEGKTRILIATDVMARGVDLDQVSHAINFDVPSFPENYMHRIGRTGRAGQEGHSLLLYTPKEQEAKEGIEQLMKTTLPIMELPEEIEIATRLAPEERPEIKEANNPNKPSETKGASFHEKKEKNQKTNQGGSYRREIAKKYKKPKTRGDKNYNRRNKK; this comes from the coding sequence ATGGAAGAAAATTTCGATAATTTCAAAATATCCAAGCAATTGCATTATGCGATAGAAGATTTGGGCTTTAAAAAACCTACCCAGATTCAGGAAGATGCATTTTCCGTGATTCGCTCGGGTAGGGATGTGGTAGGTACTGCCCAGACCGGTACGGGTAAGACCTTTGCGTATATGTTGCCCCTGCTGGAAGGTTTAAAATTCTCCAAACAGGATAATCCACGTATTTTGATTCTTGTGCCCACCCGCGAACTTGTGGGTCAACTTGTGGAAAATATCCAGGGTTATGCAAAATACATGTCCGTTAGGGTAACCGGCGTTTTTGGAGGGGTGAACATCAATCCACAAAAGGAAGCGGTAGCGCAGGGGCTTGATATTTTAGTTGGGACACCTGGTCGATTGAATGATTTGATCCTCAGCCGTACGATTCAGTTAAAGTCCATCAAACATTTTGTGGTTGATGAAGTAGATGTGATGTTAGATCTTGGTTTTCGGCATCAGCTCACGAATATTTTGGATATGCTTCCGCAACGACGGCAAAATATTCTTTTCTCGGCCACGATGACTGATGATGTATCCGAGTTGATTGATAGTTTCTTTACCGCGCCAGAACGTATCACGGTAGCGCTAAGTGGGGAACCTCTTGAAAATATTGAACAGGTTTCCTATGCGGTCCCCAACTTTTATACGAAAGCAAACCTTCTTATTCATCTGCTGAAGAAGACTGAATTTAAAAAAGTTTTGATTTTTGTTTCCAATAAGAAAAGCGTGGAGCGGTTACAAAAGGAATTGGTCGCGAATGGCGTTAGGGAATTGGATGTTATTCATTCAAACAAGACACAGAATTATCGTTTAAATGCCATCAAGTATTTTGAGGAAGGCAAAACCCGTATCCTGATCGCGACAGATGTCATGGCGCGCGGGGTAGACCTTGATCAGGTAAGTCATGCGATTAACTTTGATGTGCCCAGTTTCCCTGAAAATTATATGCACCGCATAGGCCGTACCGGTAGGGCGGGGCAGGAAGGGCATTCCCTTTTGCTGTACACCCCAAAAGAACAGGAGGCTAAAGAAGGTATTGAGCAGTTGATGAAAACCACTTTGCCCATAATGGAGCTGCCGGAAGAAATAGAAATCGCTACGCGACTGGCACCTGAAGAACGCCCCGAAATCAAAGAAGCCAACAATCCAAACAAACCAAGTGAAACGAAAGGGGCCAGTTTTCATGAGAAAAAAGAGAAAAATCAAAAGACCAATCAAGGTGGTTCCTACAGGAGGGAAATAGCAAAAAAATACAAGAAACCGAAAACACGCGGAGATAAAAATTACAACCGAAGAAACAAAAAATAA
- a CDS encoding DUF2237 family protein: MEKKTSKNILGTNLISCCLDPVTGYFRDGFCNTDLSDQGTHIVCAIMTSEFLNYSALKGNDLITPKPQWQFPGLKAGDKWCLCINRWLEAVDAGKAPKIVLESCHKDVLLYANLELLEQYQFKE; encoded by the coding sequence ATGGAAAAGAAAACTTCAAAAAATATACTGGGAACTAATCTGATTTCCTGTTGCCTAGATCCTGTTACGGGCTATTTTAGGGACGGTTTCTGCAATACAGATTTATCAGATCAGGGGACACATATCGTATGTGCAATCATGACCAGTGAATTCCTGAACTATTCCGCGTTAAAAGGTAATGATCTGATTACGCCCAAGCCGCAATGGCAATTTCCCGGACTTAAAGCCGGTGATAAATGGTGTCTTTGTATTAATCGCTGGTTAGAAGCTGTAGATGCCGGCAAAGCACCTAAAATCGTGTTGGAGTCTTGCCATAAGGACGTTTTGCTCTATGCAAATCTCGAACTTTTAGAACAATATCAGTTTAAAGAATAG
- a CDS encoding DoxX family protein, with protein MSFLHITMLVVAASFLGYGFSCIFSDRMQQEFIRFGLEKWRVFTGILQILGALGLAIGVKISMIGAIAALGLALLMFLGFLTRLKINDGIKASAPSFILMLLNAYLSYCNFQLL; from the coding sequence ATGAGCTTTCTCCATATAACTATGCTCGTTGTGGCTGCTTCCTTTTTAGGATATGGTTTTAGCTGTATCTTTAGTGATCGTATGCAACAGGAATTTATACGCTTTGGTCTGGAAAAGTGGCGCGTGTTTACAGGTATTTTACAAATCCTGGGAGCGCTTGGGCTGGCGATAGGTGTCAAGATTTCAATGATAGGGGCTATTGCAGCGCTGGGTTTGGCATTGTTGATGTTTTTAGGGTTTTTAACACGATTGAAAATCAACGATGGTATTAAAGCCTCTGCCCCTTCCTTTATATTGATGCTTCTCAATGCATACTTAAGTTATTGCAATTTTCAATTGCTTTAA
- a CDS encoding DoxX family protein: MTTLSTLAILIIAVSIIIVWVFRFDNIVKEFKQYGLPDIVRNMVGAAKIAISTLLVAGIWYDSPVVWPTLAMAFLMLCAQVAHIKVRNPFVKYLPSLALLVLSLYVAGVYSEVL; encoded by the coding sequence ATGACAACATTATCTACACTTGCTATTTTAATTATAGCAGTTTCCATTATTATTGTTTGGGTATTTCGGTTTGACAATATTGTAAAGGAATTTAAGCAGTATGGTTTACCTGACATTGTACGCAATATGGTAGGGGCCGCAAAGATTGCGATTTCCACATTACTGGTTGCAGGCATATGGTATGACTCGCCTGTAGTCTGGCCAACACTGGCAATGGCATTTTTGATGCTTTGCGCACAGGTTGCACATATTAAAGTAAGAAATCCTTTTGTAAAATATTTACCTTCTCTGGCACTTTTAGTCCTTTCTTTATACGTGGCTGGGGTTTATTCAGAAGTACTTTAA
- a CDS encoding NAD(P)/FAD-dependent oxidoreductase → MEGNEKSTVHIIGAGISGLIAALVLEEQGYAPVIYESTSQEGGRLKTEMHNNYQLDHGFQILLGAYPKAKQYLEYDALDLQEILPGAVVFFSDKKSTIGDPLRQLSFLVPTLTSSLANLRDKAKMIQLYMKLKNTSLNAIFEEKEQTSLEFLKDFGFSERVIHRFFRPFFSGIFLEPNLATSSRMFQFVFKLFGEGSAYIPKRGISAIPKQLKAKLKKTKFHFNTPVERVEEGTIFLENGTVIPSENTIIATTASNLVTNLKNQEIPWKSCINLYFEVDKRKIQKAIIGLVADTESLINNIFYHTSVKTEAQGARELLSVTVVKPTNLTEKQLVERILADLEKYCKITGATFLKQFTIKKALPDISQLQYEMSPTETQLTNGIFLAGDQLLNPSLNAAMIAGERAAMAVLKKIQGGTILG, encoded by the coding sequence ATGGAAGGGAACGAAAAGAGTACCGTGCATATCATAGGCGCGGGAATCAGCGGTCTTATCGCTGCGCTGGTACTGGAAGAGCAGGGCTACGCTCCGGTTATATACGAAAGTACCAGCCAAGAAGGGGGACGTCTTAAAACGGAAATGCATAATAACTATCAGTTGGATCACGGTTTCCAGATTTTACTGGGCGCTTATCCTAAAGCAAAGCAATATCTGGAGTACGACGCATTGGATTTACAGGAAATTCTGCCAGGAGCGGTAGTGTTTTTTAGTGATAAAAAAAGCACTATAGGCGATCCTTTACGTCAGCTGTCATTTTTAGTGCCCACGCTCACATCTTCACTGGCGAACTTAAGGGATAAAGCGAAGATGATTCAACTTTATATGAAACTGAAAAATACTTCTTTAAACGCTATTTTTGAAGAGAAGGAACAGACTTCATTAGAATTTTTGAAAGATTTTGGGTTTTCAGAACGTGTAATCCATCGTTTCTTCAGACCCTTTTTCAGCGGAATTTTTTTAGAGCCTAACCTGGCCACATCAAGCCGTATGTTTCAATTTGTTTTTAAGCTCTTTGGGGAAGGTAGCGCGTATATCCCTAAAAGGGGAATTTCGGCAATACCGAAACAATTGAAGGCAAAGTTGAAAAAAACAAAATTTCATTTCAACACCCCTGTAGAACGTGTTGAAGAAGGCACTATTTTCTTAGAAAATGGTACTGTTATTCCCAGTGAAAATACCATTATTGCCACAACCGCAAGTAATCTTGTGACTAATCTTAAAAATCAGGAAATTCCCTGGAAATCTTGTATAAATCTCTATTTTGAAGTTGATAAGAGAAAAATTCAAAAGGCCATAATTGGTTTAGTTGCAGATACAGAATCCCTGATAAATAATATTTTCTATCATACTTCGGTAAAAACCGAAGCGCAGGGTGCGCGTGAATTATTGTCGGTCACTGTGGTAAAACCGACTAATTTGACCGAAAAACAGTTGGTAGAACGTATACTTGCAGACTTGGAGAAGTATTGTAAGATCACGGGAGCCACGTTTTTGAAACAATTCACCATTAAAAAAGCACTGCCGGATATTTCACAATTGCAGTATGAAATGTCACCCACGGAAACACAACTTACAAATGGTATATTTCTAGCAGGCGATCAATTGCTCAATCCCTCATTAAACGCAGCGATGATTGCGGGCGAACGGGCCGCAATGGCAGTACTGAAAAAAATACAGGGTGGAACGATCCTGGGCTAA
- a CDS encoding VF530 family DNA-binding protein → MEAQPNNPLHGVKLAEILDFLVDKHGWTALGDRINIRCFTHDPSIKSSLKFLRKTPWARLKVEELYLKSVKK, encoded by the coding sequence ATGGAAGCACAACCCAATAATCCCCTACACGGCGTAAAACTTGCTGAAATCCTCGATTTTCTAGTAGACAAACACGGCTGGACCGCCCTGGGAGACCGTATCAATATTAGATGTTTTACCCATGATCCATCGATAAAATCCAGCCTAAAATTCCTTCGGAAAACGCCGTGGGCCCGTCTCAAAGTAGAGGAATTATACCTAAAATCGGTTAAAAAATAG
- a CDS encoding NAD(P)/FAD-dependent oxidoreductase, with amino-acid sequence MSTLVQISILPQEVEDRALLLKKALSKGRLKEANIREWRIRKRSIDARQNPVKLQVQIELWQKDEERGKLPPFQPEPIRSQNEIIIIGAGPAGIYAALRALEAGIKPILFERGKDVRERRRDLAIINKEQTVNPESNYCFGEGGAGTYSDGKLYTRSKKRGNVLKALEWFVHFGADPDILVDAHPHIGTNKLPKIITAMRETILNEGGEVHFNSKLTDIRLANKAVNAIEINAEKWYDAENIILATGHSARDIFYLLHEKNIKIEAKAFALGVRAEHQQALINKIQYHGDQDNPYLPPAAYSLVEQVDGLGVYSFCMCPGGIIAPCATEQEEVVTNGWSPSKRNNPYANSGVVVSIEPKDLPNFDPENPFITLDFQKMVERRCWEAAGKTQQVPAQRMIDFVEGRISRDLPKTSYQPGIVSVDLNDVLPPMIARRLRKAFVLFGKKMKGYLTNDAILHAPESRTSSPVSIPRDMKTLEHIEISGLYPCGEGAGYAGGIMSAAIDGINCVDAIVEKLKAES; translated from the coding sequence ATGAGTACACTGGTACAAATTTCCATTCTTCCGCAGGAAGTAGAAGATCGCGCGTTACTGCTTAAAAAAGCACTTTCTAAAGGGCGCCTAAAGGAAGCAAATATTAGGGAATGGCGTATCAGAAAACGTTCTATTGACGCAAGGCAAAATCCCGTAAAACTTCAGGTGCAAATTGAACTATGGCAAAAAGATGAGGAACGTGGCAAACTTCCACCTTTTCAACCAGAACCAATTCGTAGTCAAAACGAAATAATCATCATAGGTGCCGGTCCCGCCGGGATTTATGCAGCCCTGCGCGCACTGGAAGCCGGTATAAAACCTATCCTTTTTGAACGTGGTAAAGATGTACGCGAACGCCGTCGTGACCTGGCCATTATCAACAAAGAACAAACCGTCAATCCAGAATCCAATTATTGCTTTGGTGAAGGAGGAGCGGGTACGTATTCTGATGGGAAATTATACACCCGTTCTAAAAAACGCGGCAACGTACTTAAAGCGCTGGAATGGTTTGTGCATTTTGGCGCAGATCCAGATATACTGGTAGATGCCCATCCCCACATAGGCACAAACAAATTACCGAAGATCATTACTGCGATGCGCGAAACGATCTTAAATGAAGGTGGCGAGGTGCATTTTAATTCGAAATTGACAGATATAAGGCTAGCTAATAAAGCGGTCAATGCCATAGAGATTAATGCCGAAAAATGGTACGATGCAGAAAATATCATTCTCGCCACGGGACATTCCGCCCGCGATATTTTTTATCTACTTCATGAAAAAAACATAAAGATCGAGGCAAAAGCTTTCGCGCTGGGCGTGCGTGCCGAGCATCAACAAGCGCTTATCAATAAAATACAATATCACGGCGATCAAGACAATCCATACCTGCCGCCTGCGGCATACAGTCTGGTTGAGCAGGTAGATGGTCTGGGTGTTTATTCCTTTTGTATGTGTCCCGGGGGTATAATCGCTCCGTGCGCTACAGAACAGGAAGAAGTGGTGACCAATGGATGGAGTCCCAGCAAGCGCAATAACCCTTATGCAAACAGCGGTGTTGTAGTAAGTATAGAACCGAAAGATTTGCCGAATTTTGACCCTGAAAACCCATTTATTACGCTTGATTTCCAGAAAATGGTGGAACGCAGATGTTGGGAAGCTGCCGGTAAAACCCAGCAAGTACCCGCCCAGCGCATGATAGATTTTGTGGAAGGAAGAATATCGAGGGATTTACCTAAAACCTCTTACCAACCCGGAATTGTTTCTGTAGATCTTAATGATGTACTTCCGCCTATGATTGCTCGCCGATTGCGAAAAGCCTTCGTCCTTTTCGGGAAAAAGATGAAAGGATATTTGACTAACGATGCTATTTTGCATGCGCCGGAAAGCAGGACTTCGTCTCCGGTTTCTATTCCACGTGATATGAAAACCCTGGAACATATCGAAATCAGCGGACTTTATCCTTGCGGGGAAGGAGCAGGTTATGCAGGCGGGATTATGTCTGCCGCCATTGATGGAATCAACTGTGTAGATGCAATTGTAGAAAAGTTAAAGGCGGAAAGTTAA
- a CDS encoding alpha/beta hydrolase, producing the protein MKNYKTIKKDKKTAFMVLICSLLISSAHTQEKIELWEGGIPGEIKSATYTEKQEMEGEQLVGVSQVTVPEMTLFKPSKPNGTAVVICPGGGYGFLAINKEGFKIAQWFNERGITAFVLKYRLPSEEIMEDKSIGPLQDAQQAIRLVRTNAKKYGIDENKVGIMGFSAGGHLASTLSTHYNKKVYENSSESSAKPDFSILIYPVISMLDDITHKGSRENLLGKSPTMELMENYSNEKQIDSATPKTFLIHAADDGAVPVENSLTYFTALNTYKVPAEMHIYENGGHGFGLGTGATHNAWPNALNLWLQTHKLLPLK; encoded by the coding sequence ATGAAAAACTATAAAACCATCAAAAAAGATAAAAAAACAGCATTTATGGTACTTATTTGTTCATTATTAATTTCATCTGCTCACACCCAGGAAAAAATAGAACTTTGGGAAGGTGGAATTCCGGGAGAAATAAAAAGTGCTACCTATACAGAAAAGCAGGAGATGGAAGGCGAACAACTCGTAGGTGTCAGTCAAGTTACGGTCCCAGAAATGACCCTTTTTAAACCCAGTAAACCCAACGGTACGGCTGTAGTAATTTGTCCAGGAGGCGGTTATGGCTTTTTAGCTATTAATAAAGAAGGCTTTAAAATTGCACAATGGTTTAATGAAAGGGGAATCACAGCTTTTGTACTAAAATATCGACTTCCCAGCGAAGAGATAATGGAAGACAAGTCAATAGGCCCACTTCAAGATGCACAGCAAGCGATACGCTTGGTTCGTACAAACGCTAAAAAATATGGTATTGATGAGAATAAAGTAGGTATTATGGGATTTTCTGCAGGAGGGCATTTGGCAAGTACGTTGAGCACGCATTACAATAAAAAGGTCTATGAAAATTCAAGTGAAAGCAGTGCGAAGCCAGATTTTTCCATACTTATTTATCCGGTTATTAGTATGTTAGATGACATAACACATAAAGGTTCGCGTGAAAATCTCCTGGGCAAATCCCCTACTATGGAACTCATGGAAAACTATTCAAATGAAAAACAAATAGACAGTGCTACTCCCAAAACATTTTTGATACATGCGGCAGACGATGGCGCCGTGCCCGTAGAGAACAGCCTTACATATTTTACCGCTCTGAATACCTATAAAGTACCCGCAGAAATGCATATTTATGAAAATGGTGGTCATGGTTTTGGCCTAGGTACTGGAGCTACTCATAATGCATGGCCAAATGCGTTAAATTTATGGCTTCAAACGCATAAATTGTTACCTCTAAAATAG
- a CDS encoding response regulator, with the protein MKRILIVDDDHIICEMLEYFFEHKGYKVHIIEKFENSFKNLKLPEVDLILLDKRLGNLDGTLLCEKIKSSYVTSKIPVIMMSALESAKKGCLLSGADDFLEKPFEIQNMLFKVEHFLY; encoded by the coding sequence ATGAAAAGGATTTTAATTGTTGATGATGATCATATTATTTGCGAAATGCTCGAATACTTTTTTGAGCACAAGGGATACAAGGTTCATATCATTGAAAAATTTGAAAATAGTTTTAAAAATCTTAAACTTCCGGAGGTGGATCTTATTTTGCTCGATAAGCGTCTGGGGAATTTAGATGGCACACTTTTGTGTGAAAAAATCAAATCTAGTTATGTTACTTCAAAAATTCCAGTAATTATGATGTCTGCTCTAGAAAGTGCGAAAAAGGGATGCCTACTCTCCGGTGCAGATGATTTTTTAGAAAAACCTTTTGAAATCCAAAATATGCTTTTTAAAGTAGAACATTTTCTATATTAA